One genomic segment of Pseudanabaena sp. FACHB-2040 includes these proteins:
- a CDS encoding DUF6519 domain-containing protein, producing MQGELRGDITRDTYSPQKQFLRVLMQQGRVQIDADFNEQVSILLHYLQTLATDLIGPYGVPAAAPGFEIGIDLNGTNLRDLTISKGRYYLEGLLCENDTNTSFEKQPYFSQTPEYDYPDFPFLVYLDVWERHVDHTQDGDSGASIREVALGGPDTATRSKVIWQVRHTPRILSESDTDLRRVLDPNAQIGEDEPDEGELFALINQAAERLKTDPDMLKRLLGRADEQGPTLKARAAKNSTTAPHDPCTVAPDSRYRGAENQLYRVEVHTGGDEPTFKWSRENSAVVFPIASALGQVVTLEHLGYDSRFSLREGDWVEVIDDAYIYRNEPKPLLQVKKIDLITLQVTLSAPPDGTTGRDRKLHPALRRWDHKASNPSLGGSAIAADGALPIQFTEAGDDRWQTLENGVQVQFQPGTYRPGDYWLVPARTATGNVEWPQEQMPGAKPTPQALPPHGVKHYYAPLALIAEDDQGKIQAVDCRYLFAPLPPAAPAAPPEA from the coding sequence ATGCAAGGAGAACTTCGAGGCGACATTACCCGCGATACCTACAGCCCCCAAAAGCAGTTTCTGCGGGTGCTGATGCAGCAAGGACGGGTGCAGATCGATGCCGACTTTAACGAGCAGGTTTCCATTCTGCTGCACTACCTCCAGACCCTGGCCACCGACCTGATTGGCCCTTACGGCGTGCCTGCGGCAGCTCCTGGCTTTGAGATTGGGATCGATTTGAACGGCACTAATCTCAGGGACTTAACCATTAGTAAAGGCCGCTACTACCTAGAAGGATTGCTCTGCGAGAACGACACAAACACCAGTTTTGAGAAGCAGCCCTATTTCTCCCAAACTCCCGAGTATGACTACCCCGATTTTCCTTTCCTGGTCTACCTGGATGTCTGGGAGCGCCATGTGGATCATACGCAGGATGGCGACTCCGGTGCCAGCATTCGTGAGGTGGCCCTGGGTGGCCCTGACACCGCTACTCGCTCGAAGGTGATCTGGCAGGTCAGGCATACTCCCCGGATCCTCAGCGAGTCTGATACCGATCTGCGGCGAGTACTCGATCCCAATGCCCAAATTGGAGAGGATGAGCCTGACGAAGGAGAGCTTTTTGCTCTGATCAATCAAGCGGCAGAGCGCCTCAAAACTGATCCAGATATGCTCAAACGACTCTTAGGCCGCGCTGATGAACAGGGTCCCACGCTCAAAGCCAGAGCCGCCAAAAACAGCACGACCGCTCCCCACGACCCTTGCACCGTTGCTCCCGACTCCCGCTACCGAGGGGCCGAAAACCAGCTCTACCGGGTTGAAGTCCACACGGGCGGCGACGAGCCCACCTTCAAATGGTCGCGGGAAAACAGCGCTGTAGTCTTTCCTATTGCCTCGGCCCTTGGCCAGGTAGTGACCCTGGAGCACCTGGGCTACGACAGCCGCTTTAGCCTCAGAGAGGGTGATTGGGTCGAGGTCATTGACGATGCCTACATCTATCGCAATGAGCCTAAGCCATTGCTTCAAGTGAAAAAAATTGATCTGATCACCCTACAGGTAACGTTAAGCGCACCGCCTGACGGGACTACAGGGCGCGATCGCAAACTTCACCCCGCCCTGCGCCGTTGGGATCATAAAGCGAGCAACCCCAGTCTAGGCGGCAGCGCCATTGCTGCCGATGGAGCCCTGCCGATTCAGTTTACCGAAGCCGGAGATGACCGCTGGCAAACCCTAGAAAACGGTGTGCAGGTTCAGTTTCAGCCGGGCACTTACCGCCCCGGCGACTACTGGCTAGTCCCTGCCCGCACCGCTACTGGAAATGTGGAGTGGCCCCAGGAGCAGATGCCGGGTGCTAAACCCACGCCCCAGGCGCTGCCGCCCCACGGCGTCAAGCACTACTACGCGCCCCTGGCCCTGATTGCTGAGGATGACCAGGGTAAAATCCAAGCCGTAGACTGCCGTTACCTGTTTGCGCCGCTGCCCCCCGCAGCCCCTGCTGCGCCACCTGAAGCTTAA
- a CDS encoding HEAT repeat domain-containing protein produces the protein MVVSPYSKFSAGASAVAIATLFLLSSPASAQAAACPLLLSESTVDLESTFASADLATCGVETVPTLLAALKHLDWQQRAAAAYLLGQLSPEAAHAVPALTGRAGSLGALQDDHPAVRFAAARALGQMGYTEGVDALLQALKDEDESVQASAIIALAQLEPKTGAALPRLFEVLETRGIYNSFAPDASVPPLGQQIDLLQTLLEDGNWAVRSFAAESLVEIVKNQPDTLAHLQFSRFHHSGLVHGLRGKITHQIGLAPMLWALQSSNPRARSTAAEALGELRSTEAVPDLLMILNDPDEATRFNAIKALGQIGSAEAVPALLNQLQADSVEIRQAAATALGQISGPDSVAALTAALSSDISATAAKFLGTAGAETAVPELQQALQRATVTVELTAEDLRLDPSRSICRAAPMALGRIGSSEAVEILVEALQQENWLLRRCVLEAFAQISMEESSEPLVQARRQLVPLLVEALQQTWPYDQEIFHQTFMESIRIRKEAASALALVDSDVVPYLIEMIPPETGIPIFIELLQNTSATGHPLPRATYRDYREYIGPADDRLVAIAQAYLAAARTIVAPVSAEALHPDLPAPDLEAAILLSPYLADDATISALIMLLSHENTSVRQEAAEALGQLRAAAAVPGLMQQLQDKDDWVPGSAAIALGRINTPVAVPMLVQALDSPVVFTRAEAAAVLGQTADETAVPGLIQSLQDEDWEVRRNTATALGQIGTPAAVSGLVSALEDPQFYVSYAAAEALAQIGPAAAPALLAVLDQAPLPPVLQVALQDYGVQRRRAAAFALGRMLGNLGLTANTVAVVDGLSAVALNSQEHPEVRRMAAAALARVGVEAPANDVVAGPSTLVCQGVDPNIHLYAGQCVYEDVFQGGDGLYEIYESLRKLLRRR, from the coding sequence ATGGTTGTCTCCCCCTATTCAAAATTCTCAGCGGGAGCCTCAGCAGTTGCGATCGCAACTCTCTTCCTGCTGAGTAGCCCTGCCAGCGCCCAGGCTGCGGCTTGCCCGCTCTTGCTGTCGGAGTCTACTGTCGATTTAGAAAGCACGTTTGCCTCCGCAGACCTGGCGACTTGCGGCGTTGAGACGGTACCTACTCTGCTGGCAGCATTAAAGCACCTAGACTGGCAGCAGCGAGCAGCAGCGGCTTACCTTTTGGGGCAACTCAGCCCTGAGGCGGCTCACGCCGTTCCTGCCCTTACAGGCAGGGCTGGCAGCTTAGGCGCACTGCAAGACGACCATCCCGCAGTGCGTTTTGCCGCCGCCAGAGCGCTGGGGCAGATGGGTTATACAGAGGGGGTAGATGCCCTGCTTCAAGCTCTAAAGGACGAAGACGAAAGCGTACAGGCTAGCGCGATCATAGCGCTGGCGCAGTTAGAACCGAAGACTGGTGCCGCCCTGCCCCGACTCTTTGAGGTTTTAGAAACGCGAGGTATTTACAATAGCTTTGCTCCTGATGCTTCCGTGCCGCCTTTAGGTCAACAAATTGACCTCCTGCAAACGCTCCTAGAAGACGGCAACTGGGCTGTGCGTAGCTTTGCTGCTGAATCTTTAGTTGAAATCGTAAAAAATCAACCCGATACCCTGGCGCATCTACAGTTTAGTCGTTTCCACCACAGCGGCCTAGTCCACGGGCTGAGGGGGAAGATTACACACCAAATTGGGTTAGCCCCTATGCTGTGGGCGCTTCAATCCTCTAACCCAAGGGCGCGTAGCACCGCTGCTGAAGCATTGGGAGAATTGCGCTCAACGGAGGCTGTGCCTGACCTACTGATGATTTTGAATGACCCAGATGAAGCAACCCGCTTTAATGCCATTAAAGCCTTGGGTCAAATTGGCTCGGCTGAGGCTGTGCCTGCTTTGCTTAATCAGCTACAGGCTGACAGTGTAGAGATTCGCCAGGCAGCCGCGACTGCTCTGGGACAAATTTCTGGCCCAGATTCTGTGGCTGCGCTTACGGCAGCGTTATCTAGCGACATTAGCGCCACTGCTGCCAAATTTTTGGGCACAGCAGGCGCAGAAACTGCCGTTCCAGAATTGCAGCAAGCTTTACAAAGGGCTACAGTCACTGTTGAGCTAACTGCAGAGGATCTGCGGTTAGACCCCTCTCGCTCTATCTGCCGGGCTGCCCCAATGGCACTGGGGCGAATTGGTTCTAGCGAAGCTGTAGAGATCTTGGTGGAAGCGTTGCAGCAAGAGAACTGGCTGTTGCGCAGATGCGTTTTAGAGGCGTTTGCCCAAATTTCCATGGAAGAGTCGTCTGAACCATTGGTTCAGGCCCGACGGCAATTGGTGCCGCTCCTAGTAGAAGCCCTACAGCAGACCTGGCCTTACGACCAGGAGATCTTCCATCAGACTTTTATGGAAAGCATTCGTATCCGCAAGGAAGCGGCCAGCGCTTTAGCTCTGGTGGATAGTGATGTGGTTCCTTATCTCATAGAGATGATTCCTCCTGAAACAGGCATTCCCATTTTTATTGAGCTGCTGCAAAATACCAGTGCCACAGGACATCCTTTGCCCCGGGCTACTTATCGGGATTACCGCGAGTACATTGGCCCAGCGGACGACAGACTCGTTGCGATCGCGCAAGCCTATTTAGCCGCAGCTCGTACCATTGTGGCACCTGTCTCAGCTGAAGCGCTCCACCCAGATTTGCCAGCGCCCGACTTAGAGGCAGCCATTCTGCTGTCCCCATACTTAGCCGATGACGCTACGATTAGCGCTCTAATTATGCTGCTGAGCCACGAGAATACTTCTGTCCGTCAAGAGGCTGCCGAGGCCCTGGGGCAATTGCGGGCAGCGGCAGCAGTACCTGGCCTGATGCAGCAGCTACAGGACAAGGATGATTGGGTTCCTGGCAGTGCGGCTATTGCGCTGGGGCGCATCAATACTCCAGTCGCCGTGCCCATGCTGGTACAGGCTCTAGATAGCCCCGTAGTGTTTACTCGAGCAGAGGCCGCTGCTGTTTTGGGGCAAACCGCTGATGAGACTGCGGTGCCTGGCCTAATTCAAAGCTTGCAGGATGAGGACTGGGAAGTTCGCCGCAACACGGCTACTGCCCTGGGGCAAATTGGCACCCCAGCAGCCGTGTCTGGGCTGGTCTCGGCCCTAGAAGATCCACAATTCTACGTTAGCTATGCCGCCGCTGAAGCGCTGGCCCAAATTGGCCCTGCCGCTGCGCCTGCCCTCCTAGCAGTGCTCGACCAAGCACCGCTGCCGCCTGTTTTACAGGTGGCCCTGCAAGACTATGGGGTTCAGCGTCGTCGCGCCGCCGCCTTTGCCCTGGGCCGCATGCTTGGCAACTTGGGGTTAACTGCCAACACTGTTGCTGTGGTAGACGGCCTAAGTGCCGTGGCGCTAAATTCCCAGGAGCATCCCGAAGTCCGGCGAATGGCGGCTGCCGCCTTAGCCCGGGTTGGAGTGGAGGCACCTGCAAACGATGTTGTGGCTGGCCCATCTACGTTGGTCTGCCAAGGCGTCGATCCTAATATTCACCTCTATGCCGGGCAGTGCGTCTACGAGGACGTTTTTCAAGGGGGCGATGGCCTCTACGAAATCTACGAATCGCTGCGAAAGCTGCTGAGGCGGCGATGA
- a CDS encoding pentapeptide repeat-containing protein, with protein MTRSYARQSLRGRSFNGQDLRQADFRGADIRGANFSNAVLAGANFTGVRAGLSPLVVLGLGVALLLLLALTGFIVAYGSAFAAFVTSLLEAPATAGQRLLPGAALLTLAIFVWVTLRRGLGAALGAFAIATSATVAIVSALGTGDLIAALLVTAMALAGMIAAVILGAIVLAMLLGLVPQWGVGLAIAGLAFALGALPGGVEGVQGAPPEAVGNALIITAMTAVGLAVLIGYVGLRTQGGDPRYRLIGPLVTSLGSRWGTCFRGADLSEADFSQARLSHSDFRSANLSRTRWASATGLAQARVEHTYLADPQTRQLVITQNGQGQTFDGKDLRQVNLQGAHLADASFIGADLSEANLAQTDLSRARLVRAQLYRANLSTACFTGAYIQDWGISTETRLDQVVCDYIYMRLPDRKDPDPCRKPDNRAEVFQPGDFADFITPILKTLDLYQQQHIDPRSVAKTYKTIDLFHHQGLDPGAAALALQQLATQHPEAGLEVLTLEGRGQDKIRLQARVNDQADRSQLSAQYFEHYSQFKALPYPDLQALLAGIAEKDSQIHRLGAMLETAIQQPRFYVETYQNQGEFIMSQSKGNIQIGDVQGNISGLAAAGDNQAITGSALGDISGSVTMLIGQLPEASEEQIQIKALLAQLQSVIESEPALPEEDKAEALEQVKTLAEASYKPEDGPLKKSAKTALKILKGTAATLPDATALVEGFNKLLPAIATLLALI; from the coding sequence ATGACTCGAAGCTATGCCCGCCAATCCCTTCGAGGTCGTTCCTTCAACGGGCAAGATCTGCGTCAGGCCGACTTTAGAGGGGCCGATATTCGGGGGGCGAACTTTAGCAATGCGGTGCTAGCTGGGGCGAATTTCACTGGGGTCAGAGCCGGACTGTCGCCTCTAGTCGTTCTGGGGCTGGGGGTTGCGCTGCTGCTGCTGCTGGCCCTGACCGGGTTTATTGTGGCCTACGGCAGCGCTTTTGCCGCCTTTGTCACCAGTCTTTTGGAAGCTCCAGCGACCGCAGGCCAGCGGTTGCTTCCTGGGGCGGCGCTGCTGACGCTGGCAATTTTTGTCTGGGTAACGCTGCGCCGGGGGCTAGGGGCCGCGCTGGGGGCATTTGCGATCGCAACCTCAGCCACCGTTGCAATTGTGTCTGCTCTGGGCACAGGTGATCTGATCGCGGCCTTACTAGTCACGGCAATGGCCCTAGCCGGAATGATTGCCGCCGTAATTTTGGGGGCAATCGTGCTGGCAATGCTGCTGGGGCTGGTGCCGCAGTGGGGCGTGGGGCTTGCGATCGCAGGCTTGGCCTTTGCCCTAGGGGCGCTGCCTGGCGGGGTGGAAGGGGTACAGGGCGCACCGCCAGAGGCCGTTGGCAATGCCCTCATAATTACAGCCATGACCGCAGTGGGGCTAGCCGTCCTAATTGGCTATGTTGGCCTGCGCACTCAGGGAGGCGACCCCAGGTACAGGCTCATTGGTCCCCTCGTAACCTCCCTCGGCAGCCGCTGGGGCACCTGCTTTCGAGGCGCAGATCTCAGCGAGGCTGACTTTAGCCAGGCCAGGCTGAGCCACAGTGACTTTCGCAGTGCCAACCTCAGCCGCACCCGCTGGGCTAGCGCCACCGGACTCGCCCAGGCCCGCGTTGAGCACACCTATTTAGCAGACCCTCAAACCCGTCAGCTAGTGATAACGCAGAACGGCCAGGGCCAAACCTTTGACGGTAAAGACCTGCGGCAGGTGAACTTGCAGGGAGCCCACTTGGCCGACGCCAGCTTCATCGGCGCTGACCTAAGCGAAGCCAACCTGGCCCAAACCGACCTGTCTCGCGCCAGGCTAGTGCGGGCTCAACTCTACCGCGCCAACCTGAGCACCGCCTGCTTTACCGGAGCCTACATTCAAGACTGGGGCATCTCGACTGAAACTCGTCTAGATCAAGTGGTTTGTGACTACATCTACATGCGCCTGCCCGACCGCAAGGATCCCGATCCCTGCCGCAAGCCTGACAACCGGGCTGAAGTCTTTCAGCCAGGCGACTTTGCTGACTTTATTACCCCCATTCTCAAAACCCTGGACCTGTATCAGCAGCAGCATATCGACCCGCGCAGCGTGGCCAAAACCTACAAGACCATCGACCTGTTTCATCACCAGGGGCTCGATCCTGGCGCAGCGGCCTTGGCCCTGCAGCAGCTTGCTACCCAGCACCCAGAGGCAGGTCTTGAGGTGCTTACCCTGGAGGGCCGGGGCCAAGACAAAATTCGGCTGCAGGCGCGGGTGAACGACCAGGCCGATCGTTCCCAGCTTAGCGCCCAGTATTTCGAGCACTACAGCCAGTTCAAGGCCCTACCCTACCCCGATTTGCAAGCGCTGCTGGCCGGAATTGCCGAGAAAGACAGCCAGATCCACCGCTTGGGAGCCATGCTAGAAACCGCCATTCAGCAGCCCCGCTTCTACGTCGAAACCTATCAAAACCAAGGAGAGTTTATTATGTCGCAAAGCAAGGGAAACATCCAAATCGGCGATGTGCAGGGCAACATCAGCGGCTTGGCCGCTGCCGGAGATAACCAGGCCATCACAGGGTCTGCCCTGGGCGACATTAGCGGCAGCGTGACTATGCTCATTGGCCAGCTGCCTGAAGCCTCCGAAGAACAGATTCAAATTAAAGCTTTATTAGCCCAGCTTCAAAGCGTCATTGAGTCTGAGCCAGCCCTCCCAGAAGAGGACAAAGCCGAAGCCTTAGAGCAAGTCAAGACCCTGGCTGAAGCCAGCTATAAGCCCGAAGATGGCCCCCTGAAAAAGTCGGCCAAAACCGCTCTCAAAATTCTCAAGGGCACTGCTGCCACCCTGCCAGATGCAACGGCTTTGGTGGAGGGTTTTAACAAACTGCTGCCTGCGATCGCAACCCTATTGGCTCTAATTTAA
- a CDS encoding recombinase family protein, producing MSQQLLFDGQGRRFDKICPHHLDRLAVVYVRQSTMQQVVEHQESTRLQYGLVDRAIALGWTRERILVIDEDLGKSATSIEGRLGFQQLVAEVSLDHVGLILGLDISRLARPRIGISSSKFVRSSKASSATSTGFTTPVTITIACCWD from the coding sequence ATGAGTCAACAGCTTCTCTTTGACGGGCAGGGGCGGCGCTTTGACAAAATCTGTCCCCATCATCTCGATCGCTTAGCCGTCGTCTATGTTCGCCAATCGACAATGCAGCAGGTCGTCGAGCACCAAGAATCGACCCGCCTGCAATACGGCCTAGTCGATCGCGCCATTGCCTTGGGCTGGACGCGCGAGCGCATTCTCGTAATTGATGAAGACCTCGGCAAGTCGGCCACTTCCATTGAGGGGCGGCTCGGGTTTCAGCAACTCGTGGCCGAAGTGAGCTTGGATCACGTCGGGCTGATTCTCGGTCTCGATATCTCCAGGCTCGCTCGTCCAAGGATTGGCATCAGCTCCTCGAAATTTGTGCGCTCTTCAAAAGCCTCATCAGCGACCTCGACGGGGTTTACGACCCCAGTCACTATAACGATCGCTTGCTGTTGGGACTAA
- a CDS encoding recombinase family protein, whose amino-acid sequence MSEAELHTLKQRLHQGTLNKAKRGELRFRLPTGYLYTPTGEIGFDPDEQVQQVIRLIFRQFERLGTSGALLQYLVQHDVQLGMRGYCGRGKGQLEWHRPNRMTLQCLLKHPIYAGAYSYGRRQTDLRKQQPGRPATGRVVVPPQQWHVLIQEHVPAYISWEQFQRHQAQLQANQSQPHQPGAMRSGPALLSGLLVCGICGNRLAVRYTNPQHYSYQCYARRANYAEPVCQHLAGQSIDNFVSQQVLAALQPAALEVSLQAAAQLEHDRQHLHQLWRSRLERAAFEADRAQRHYRLLEPENRLVARQLAQQWEQSLLAQQQLQEEHERFLHLLPHTLSATELAAIRQLALDIPALWDAPTSTPNQHKAIIRQLLERIVIEIQGNSEQVHLTLHWHGGTQTHQTLIRPVAKFSQLSYYPQLCDRIRQLRSQGLSTHAIAQDLNQAGFRPPKRTHTFNAQSVAHLLRSLGLTQPAPPSLPTTSLQPHEWWLTDLAATLQMPPVTLYCWLRQGLL is encoded by the coding sequence ATGAGCGAGGCTGAACTCCATACCCTCAAACAACGCCTCCACCAAGGCACGCTCAATAAGGCTAAGCGCGGTGAACTCCGCTTCCGCTTGCCCACAGGCTATCTCTACACGCCGACCGGAGAAATTGGCTTTGATCCTGACGAGCAGGTCCAACAGGTCATCCGGCTGATATTCCGCCAGTTTGAGCGTCTCGGCACGAGCGGGGCACTGCTGCAATATCTCGTGCAACATGACGTTCAGTTGGGCATGCGTGGCTACTGTGGCCGCGGCAAAGGTCAACTTGAATGGCATCGTCCCAACCGTATGACCTTGCAATGCTTGCTCAAGCATCCCATTTACGCTGGCGCTTACAGCTATGGACGCCGACAAACGGATTTAAGAAAACAACAGCCCGGTCGCCCAGCCACAGGCCGCGTGGTCGTACCGCCCCAGCAGTGGCATGTGCTGATTCAAGAACACGTTCCTGCCTATATTTCCTGGGAGCAGTTTCAGCGCCATCAAGCTCAACTCCAAGCCAATCAATCACAGCCACACCAGCCAGGAGCCATGCGCTCCGGTCCCGCGCTGTTGTCGGGTCTATTGGTCTGTGGCATCTGTGGCAACCGCTTAGCCGTTCGTTATACCAACCCCCAGCACTACAGCTACCAGTGCTACGCCCGTCGCGCTAACTACGCTGAGCCAGTATGCCAACATCTCGCAGGCCAATCCATCGACAACTTTGTCAGTCAGCAGGTGCTCGCTGCCTTACAGCCCGCTGCCCTCGAAGTCTCCCTCCAAGCCGCTGCTCAACTCGAACATGATCGGCAGCACTTGCACCAACTGTGGCGATCTCGTCTTGAGCGAGCGGCTTTTGAGGCCGATCGCGCTCAGAGACATTATCGGCTGCTCGAACCAGAAAATCGATTGGTCGCTCGTCAGTTAGCTCAGCAATGGGAGCAATCACTCCTCGCTCAACAGCAGCTCCAAGAAGAGCATGAGCGCTTTCTCCACCTTCTGCCACACACCCTCTCAGCCACCGAACTAGCCGCCATTCGCCAACTAGCACTCGATATTCCAGCCCTTTGGGATGCTCCCACCTCCACCCCAAATCAGCACAAAGCCATCATCCGTCAACTCCTCGAGCGCATCGTCATTGAGATCCAGGGAAACTCTGAACAAGTGCACCTGACCCTTCACTGGCACGGTGGCACCCAAACCCACCAGACCTTGATCCGGCCAGTTGCCAAGTTCTCTCAGTTGAGCTACTACCCTCAATTGTGCGACCGCATTCGCCAGCTGCGATCTCAAGGCCTCTCCACCCATGCAATCGCTCAAGACCTCAATCAAGCTGGCTTCCGTCCTCCCAAACGAACCCACACTTTTAATGCCCAAAGTGTGGCGCATTTACTGCGCTCACTCGGCTTGACCCAACCGGCTCCCCCATCTTTACCCACCACGTCACTCCAGCCCCACGAATGGTGGCTCACCGATTTAGCTGCCACACTCCAAATGCCGCCGGTCACCCTCTACTGCTGGCTGCGGCAAGGTCTTCTCTAG